A window from Lentimicrobium sp. L6 encodes these proteins:
- a CDS encoding sigma-54 dependent transcriptional regulator, whose translation MKIFVVEDDLVFAKSIKYYLGLNPDNEVEHYTNGKEALANKYKNPELIILDYHLPGMNGNEIMKAFHKFNPKTFIIIMSSQSDIKVAVNLMRDGAFDYYVKDTDLKDRLWMSMEKISRLSGYEKKIELLEAEVENKYAYNKLIRGNSKPIKSIYNLIEKATKTNINVSISGETGTGKELVAKAIHYNSSRSKEGFIAVNVSAIPNELIESELFGYEKGAFTGANSRKYGKFEEANNGTLFLDEIGDMDWGMQSKILRVLQENELTRIGGNTTIRLNVRLIVATHKNLSDLVRKGEFREDLYYRLLGLPIQIPPLRAREGDVLLLAKHFIGEFCANNGMTDKKLGLSAQEKLKSYHFPGNVRELKSISELAVVMSNEDMIEASDINFSSLGSVEDIFSEELSMKEYHQKIIKYFLKKYDNKVRLVAKKLDIGKSSIYNMIKEEEEQYS comes from the coding sequence TTGAAAATATTTGTAGTAGAAGATGATTTAGTATTTGCCAAAAGTATCAAATACTACCTTGGGCTAAATCCAGATAATGAAGTAGAGCACTATACCAATGGTAAAGAAGCTTTAGCTAATAAATATAAGAATCCAGAGCTTATTATTTTAGATTATCACTTGCCTGGAATGAATGGAAATGAAATTATGAAAGCCTTTCATAAGTTCAATCCCAAAACATTTATCATTATCATGTCGTCTCAGAGCGATATAAAGGTTGCTGTTAACTTAATGCGCGATGGTGCATTTGATTACTACGTAAAAGACACGGATTTAAAAGATCGACTTTGGATGTCGATGGAGAAGATAAGTAGGTTAAGTGGCTACGAGAAAAAGATTGAATTACTAGAAGCAGAAGTTGAGAATAAATACGCCTATAATAAACTAATTAGAGGAAATAGCAAACCCATCAAAAGCATTTATAACCTTATTGAAAAAGCAACCAAAACCAATATTAATGTGAGTATTTCTGGAGAAACTGGAACTGGAAAAGAATTGGTTGCCAAAGCTATTCATTATAATTCTTCAAGAAGCAAAGAAGGTTTTATTGCCGTGAATGTGTCTGCTATTCCAAACGAACTAATTGAAAGTGAGTTATTCGGTTACGAGAAAGGGGCTTTTACGGGTGCCAATAGTCGTAAATATGGTAAATTTGAGGAGGCCAATAATGGAACTCTATTTTTAGATGAAATAGGTGACATGGATTGGGGAATGCAGAGTAAGATTTTAAGGGTTTTACAAGAAAACGAGTTAACAAGAATAGGTGGGAATACTACTATTCGATTGAATGTTCGTCTTATAGTAGCTACCCATAAAAATTTATCCGATTTAGTTAGAAAAGGGGAGTTTAGAGAAGATTTATACTATAGGTTACTTGGATTACCCATTCAAATCCCACCATTGAGAGCTAGGGAAGGTGATGTACTTTTATTAGCCAAACATTTTATTGGCGAATTTTGCGCTAATAATGGCATGACGGATAAAAAATTAGGGCTCTCTGCTCAAGAAAAACTAAAAAGTTATCACTTCCCTGGCAATGTAAGAGAATTGAAATCGATAAGTGAATTAGCTGTTGTGATGTCCAATGAAGATATGATAGAAGCATCAGATATTAATTTCAGTTCTTTAGGTTCTGTGGAAGACATATTCTCCGAAGAATTATCTATGAAAGAATACCATCAAAAAATCATTAAGTATTTCCTCAAGAAATATGATAATAAGGTTAGACTGGTCGCCAAAAAATTGGATATTGGTAAATCAAGTATCTACAATATGATAAAAGAAGAAGAAGAACAATATTCTTAA